A genome region from Geothermobacter hydrogeniphilus includes the following:
- a CDS encoding DivIVA domain-containing protein — MAITPIDIQQHQFKTRLLGYDTAGVDQFLEMVADELERVSRQHQEVREELARTRSSLQEMQQRESTLKETLLTTQKMVEDIKSNARNEAEIILTEAELKAERVVRDAEQRRIQLINEIQEIKRQKISFETSLRALVESHMRLLDLEVVELENARRDEKLLEEPLPFDEASAPLLVPEDDEED, encoded by the coding sequence ATGGCGATTACCCCGATTGATATTCAGCAGCACCAGTTCAAGACCCGGTTGCTCGGCTACGATACCGCCGGAGTCGACCAGTTCCTGGAAATGGTCGCCGATGAGCTGGAGCGCGTCAGTCGTCAGCACCAGGAGGTCAGGGAAGAGCTCGCCCGCACCCGCTCCTCGCTGCAGGAGATGCAGCAGCGGGAGTCGACCCTCAAGGAAACCCTGCTGACCACCCAGAAGATGGTGGAGGATATCAAGTCCAACGCCCGCAACGAGGCGGAAATCATCCTCACCGAGGCGGAGCTGAAGGCCGAACGGGTGGTGCGGGATGCCGAGCAGCGCCGCATCCAGCTGATCAACGAAATCCAGGAGATCAAGCGGCAGAAGATTTCCTTTGAAACCTCGCTGCGGGCGCTGGTGGAAAGCCACATGCGACTGCTTGACCTTGAGGTTGTCGAACTTGAAAATGCCCGCCGGGATGAAAAACTGCTGGAGGAGCCGCTCCCTTTCGATGAAGCCTCCGCTCCCCTGCTGGTCCCCGAGGATGACGAGGAGGATTGA
- a CDS encoding DUF167 domain-containing protein, protein MPCLQSTADGVVLAILVQPRASRNQLVGMQGNELKVRLTSPPVEGAANKLCGRFFSKLFGIARGQVELIAGDKSRHKRLLLHGVSESDARRVLSEYLPSDS, encoded by the coding sequence ATGCCCTGCCTGCAGAGTACGGCCGACGGCGTCGTGCTGGCCATCCTGGTTCAGCCCCGGGCAAGCCGCAACCAGCTGGTCGGAATGCAGGGGAATGAATTGAAGGTGCGCCTGACCTCGCCGCCGGTGGAGGGGGCCGCCAATAAGCTCTGCGGCCGGTTTTTCAGTAAGCTGTTCGGTATTGCCCGGGGGCAGGTCGAACTCATAGCGGGAGACAAATCCCGCCATAAACGCCTGCTGCTGCATGGCGTTTCCGAGTCCGACGCCCGTCGGGTCCTCTCCGAATACCTGCCTTCCGACTCCTGA
- a CDS encoding DUF6901 family protein, whose product MQPLAIEYRCLLPPGETVRFHLALDSKNLDLLDRPRQDPPEWAALDFHQCPHCPLQTSQIPFCPAAAAIAPLVDCCSDLVSHEQLVLEVVTPERIIRGSITAQKALGSLMGLLLAVSGCPRTAWFKPMARFHLPLANEHETLYRAVSMYLLGQYFRSRVGKDADLNLAGLYTIYTDLRIVNRQLANRLHRIVNQDSTLNALVILDILARQVPVGIEEELDSLRPLFRTYLD is encoded by the coding sequence ATGCAACCACTGGCCATTGAATATCGCTGTCTGCTGCCTCCCGGAGAAACCGTCCGCTTCCACCTGGCGCTCGACTCGAAAAACCTCGATCTGCTTGACCGACCGCGGCAGGATCCTCCGGAATGGGCAGCCCTCGACTTCCACCAGTGCCCCCACTGTCCCCTGCAGACCTCCCAGATCCCCTTCTGCCCGGCGGCAGCCGCCATCGCCCCCCTGGTCGACTGCTGCAGTGACCTGGTCTCCCACGAGCAACTGGTGCTGGAAGTGGTCACTCCGGAACGCATCATCCGCGGCAGCATCACCGCCCAGAAAGCCCTGGGTTCACTGATGGGCCTGCTGCTGGCGGTCAGCGGTTGTCCACGCACCGCCTGGTTCAAACCGATGGCCCGTTTCCACCTGCCCCTGGCCAACGAACATGAAACCCTCTACCGGGCCGTAAGCATGTACCTGCTGGGTCAATACTTTCGATCTCGGGTGGGAAAGGATGCCGACCTGAATCTGGCGGGGCTGTATACCATCTACACCGACCTGCGCATTGTCAACCGGCAACTGGCCAACCGCCTGCATCGGATTGTCAACCAGGACTCAACCCTCAACGCCCTGGTCATCCTCGACATCCTCGCCCGCCAGGTGCCGGTCGGCATCGAAGAGGAACTTGATTCACTGCGGCCGCTGTTCAGGACCTATCTGGACTGA